In a genomic window of Dehalococcoidia bacterium:
- the secG gene encoding preprotein translocase subunit SecG, which yields MPIYLTIAQIVLSLALIVILALQVKGGGLGGIFGQADGVYRTRRGVEKTLFQVTIVMSVLFIILSIVIVRVSAA from the coding sequence ATGCCCATATATCTGACCATCGCACAGATCGTACTGTCGCTCGCGCTTATCGTCATCCTGGCCTTGCAGGTCAAGGGCGGCGGCCTGGGCGGTATCTTCGGACAGGCCGACGGCGTGTACCGCACCAGGCGCGGCGTGGAGAAAACACTTTTCCAGGTCACCATCGTTATGTCCGTTCTGTTCATCATCCTTTCCATCGTGATAGTCAGGGTTAGCGCGGCTTAA
- the ispF gene encoding 2-C-methyl-D-erythritol 2,4-cyclodiphosphate synthase, with protein sequence MRAGIGYDVHPLVAGRALVLGGVNVPFKKGLDGYSDADVLVHAVMDALLGAAGLKDIGHQFPSDDPQHKDAASIHMLEHVGRKVASAGYIIKNVDSMLIAQEPKVAPYIDQMRHNIALALRIDEDQVMVKSTSTDGLGFVGRGEGMAAYAVAMLGE encoded by the coding sequence ATGAGAGCAGGCATAGGTTATGATGTTCATCCACTGGTGGCAGGACGCGCCCTGGTGCTGGGAGGAGTTAACGTTCCCTTTAAGAAAGGGCTGGACGGCTACAGCGACGCCGACGTGCTGGTGCATGCCGTCATGGACGCGCTGCTGGGCGCGGCCGGATTAAAGGACATCGGGCATCAGTTTCCCTCGGATGACCCGCAGCACAAGGATGCTGCCAGCATTCATATGCTGGAGCATGTCGGGCGCAAGGTTGCATCGGCCGGCTATATTATTAAAAATGTCGATAGTATGCTGATAGCCCAGGAGCCCAAAGTGGCGCCCTATATCGATCAGATGAGGCATAATATCGCCCTGGCGCTGCGCATTGATGAGGACCAGGTGATGGTGAAGTCCACTTCGACGGACGGGCTGGGATTTGTGGGCAGGGGTGAAGGGATGGCCGCCTACGCTGTTGCCATGCTGGGGGAATAA
- the cysS gene encoding cysteine--tRNA ligase — translation MKIFNTLSGQKEDFAPAGDEVKMYVCGVTVYDVCHFGHALCYVSFDVIRRYLEYRGYRVKYVQNFTDIDDKIINRSRERGIPWQELVEKYIAEYYADTDALNIKRATFYPRATEEIPRILEVIRVLLEKGHAYQSEGSVYFRVRSFPGYGRLTHQSADDMRVTATSESEKKEDPLDFALWKASKTDEPSWPSPWGEGRPGWHIECTAMSTGHLGNSLDIHGGGQDLIFPHHENEMAQSECYTGVVPFVRIWMHNGFLQLGADKMSKSLGNLVTIKEALARNSADAIRLFIISSYYRMPLRYSTEALDAAETGLDRLRQALKAEGKPGGVVLEAEQFKSRFIEAMDDDFNAPQAVAAMFELVREINRGNEKGLDIRAAQDMLRELAGVIGFTLQENKKLSAVEEKEIEALIAARSEYRKAKEWKKADEVRDQLTKMGVAIEDTASGTVWKISRQV, via the coding sequence ATGAAGATATTCAACACTCTGTCGGGGCAAAAAGAGGATTTTGCGCCCGCCGGCGACGAGGTAAAGATGTACGTGTGCGGCGTGACCGTTTACGACGTCTGCCATTTCGGTCACGCCCTCTGTTACGTGTCCTTCGACGTCATCAGGCGTTACCTCGAATACCGGGGATACAGGGTGAAATATGTGCAGAATTTCACCGATATCGACGATAAGATCATCAATCGTTCCAGGGAAAGGGGTATCCCCTGGCAGGAGCTGGTGGAGAAATATATCGCGGAGTATTACGCCGACACCGATGCGCTGAATATCAAGAGAGCTACCTTCTACCCCCGTGCCACCGAGGAGATACCGAGGATACTCGAGGTGATCAGGGTACTGCTTGAGAAAGGGCATGCCTATCAATCCGAGGGCAGCGTTTATTTCCGCGTCAGGAGTTTCCCGGGCTACGGCAGGCTCACACACCAGAGCGCCGACGATATGCGCGTCACGGCTACGTCCGAGTCAGAGAAGAAAGAGGATCCTCTGGATTTCGCCCTCTGGAAGGCTTCAAAGACGGATGAGCCTTCCTGGCCCAGCCCCTGGGGAGAGGGGCGTCCCGGCTGGCATATCGAATGTACCGCCATGTCCACCGGCCACCTGGGCAACTCGCTGGACATTCACGGCGGCGGGCAGGACCTTATCTTTCCGCACCACGAAAACGAGATGGCCCAGTCGGAATGCTATACAGGCGTCGTTCCCTTCGTGCGCATCTGGATGCATAACGGGTTCCTGCAGCTCGGCGCCGATAAGATGAGCAAGTCCCTGGGCAATCTGGTCACCATCAAAGAGGCGCTGGCGCGCAACAGCGCCGATGCCATACGCCTCTTCATCATCAGCTCCTATTACAGGATGCCCCTCCGCTACAGTACGGAGGCGCTGGACGCTGCCGAAACCGGCCTTGATCGCCTGCGGCAGGCGCTTAAGGCGGAAGGAAAGCCGGGTGGTGTCGTGCTTGAGGCAGAGCAGTTCAAGTCCCGCTTCATCGAGGCCATGGACGACGATTTCAACGCGCCGCAGGCGGTGGCAGCCATGTTCGAGCTCGTGAGAGAGATCAATCGAGGCAACGAGAAAGGCCTGGATATCCGGGCGGCGCAGGATATGTTGAGGGAACTGGCAGGCGTGATCGGTTTCACACTGCAGGAGAACAAGAAGCTGTCCGCAGTGGAGGAAAAAGAGATAGAGGCGCTGATTGCCGCACGCAGTGAGTACCGTAAGGCCAAAGAATGGAAGAAGGCCGACGAAGTGCGAGACCAGCTGACCAAAATGGGCGTGGCAATCGAGGATACTGCTAGTGGAACTGTCTGGAAAATATCCAGGCAGGTTTAG
- the gatB gene encoding Asp-tRNA(Asn)/Glu-tRNA(Gln) amidotransferase subunit GatB, with the protein MNYETVIGLEVHAQLLTDSKMYCACSTNYASDPPNTHVCPVCMGMPGVLPTINQKAVEFTIMTALALNCSIPNHAKFDRKNYPYPDLMKGYQISQYDMPMSASGYLIIDIEGKKKKIGITRVHLEEDVAKLMHRTSPEGESYSLVDINRAGMPLMEIVSEPDMSSPEEARLYLVKLRAILQYLGVSTGNMEEGSFRCDANISIRPTGSSEYLGKVEVKNMNSFRGVYRALEYEEKRQREVLASGGKIAQETRGWVDDRGVTVSQRSKEYAHDYRYFPEPDLPPLSFSRELVEKIRASLPELPEVKFDRFVSQYSLTSYDAGLLTDSRPMAAYFEECLAGVPAKGKQEITKKATTIAHWMLGDFARLLNSTGRQIGDSLVQPAQLAELLELIEKGTLSGPLAKTVFEEMFETGKSAAAVVAEKGLVQISDSGELAIIIDRVIADNEKAAADYRAGKEASLTFLIGQVMKASRGKANPAVVRSIIVDKLGGN; encoded by the coding sequence GTGAACTATGAGACAGTCATAGGCCTGGAGGTCCACGCACAGCTGCTGACGGACAGCAAGATGTACTGCGCCTGCAGCACCAATTATGCCAGTGACCCTCCCAATACACATGTCTGCCCGGTCTGCATGGGCATGCCGGGCGTTCTGCCCACCATAAATCAGAAAGCAGTGGAGTTCACCATCATGACCGCCCTGGCGCTTAACTGCTCCATCCCGAATCATGCCAAGTTCGACCGCAAGAACTATCCATACCCTGACCTGATGAAGGGTTACCAGATATCGCAGTATGATATGCCGATGAGCGCCAGCGGCTACCTGATCATCGATATCGAGGGTAAAAAGAAAAAGATCGGCATCACGCGCGTTCATCTCGAGGAGGACGTGGCCAAATTGATGCACCGCACCTCCCCGGAAGGCGAAAGCTACAGCCTGGTTGACATCAACCGCGCCGGCATGCCGCTGATGGAGATAGTCAGCGAGCCGGATATGAGCTCGCCCGAAGAAGCTCGCCTTTATCTTGTAAAGCTCCGTGCCATCCTTCAATACCTCGGTGTGTCGACCGGCAATATGGAGGAGGGGAGCTTCCGCTGCGATGCCAATATCAGCATCCGCCCCACGGGGAGCAGTGAATACCTGGGCAAGGTCGAGGTCAAGAATATGAACAGCTTCCGCGGTGTGTACCGCGCCCTCGAATATGAGGAAAAACGGCAGCGCGAGGTGCTGGCGAGCGGCGGCAAGATAGCCCAGGAGACGCGTGGATGGGTGGACGATCGGGGCGTAACGGTCAGCCAGCGCAGCAAGGAATATGCCCACGACTACAGGTATTTCCCCGAGCCGGATCTGCCCCCTCTTTCCTTCAGCCGCGAGTTGGTGGAAAAAATAAGGGCCTCTTTGCCCGAGCTGCCTGAAGTAAAATTCGACCGCTTCGTCAGCCAATACAGCCTTACATCTTACGACGCCGGCCTGTTGACCGACAGCAGGCCGATGGCCGCTTATTTTGAGGAGTGCCTGGCCGGTGTACCGGCGAAGGGCAAACAGGAGATAACTAAAAAAGCCACAACTATTGCTCATTGGATGCTGGGAGATTTCGCCCGCCTGCTCAACTCGACCGGCAGGCAGATCGGTGACAGCCTCGTGCAGCCGGCGCAACTGGCGGAGTTGCTGGAGTTGATAGAAAAGGGAACCTTGAGCGGCCCGCTGGCCAAAACGGTCTTTGAAGAAATGTTCGAGACCGGAAAATCCGCTGCCGCCGTTGTCGCAGAGAAGGGTCTGGTTCAAATCAGCGACAGCGGAGAACTTGCTATAATAATAGACAGAGTAATAGCAGATAACGAGAAGGCCGCTGCCGACTATAGAGCGGGCAAGGAAGCATCGTTGACCTTCCTCATCGGGCAGGTCATGAAAGCTTCCAGGGGAAAGGCCAACCCAGCCGTCGTCAGGTCTATAATCGTTGATAAACTCGGAGGAAATTAG
- the ispD gene encoding 2-C-methyl-D-erythritol 4-phosphate cytidylyltransferase has protein sequence MSKAAGGLVAIVVGAGSGSRMGAEKTFLNLAGRPVIAWPVEVLQHNKHISEIVLVLHNNNMDEGKCLAAERGWSKVTHVCAGGKLRQDSVRKGLEFIRDCELVLVHDAARPFLTDKLIDDGIEAADSTGSAAAAVPVKDTIKQVDDDGIVSATLPRSRLMAVQTPQVFRYKILKDAYASLDGEVTDDAAAVERIGLKVKLYAGDYDNIKITTREDLVLAEIIAKRR, from the coding sequence ATGAGTAAGGCAGCCGGCGGTCTGGTTGCCATAGTGGTGGGCGCCGGCAGCGGCAGTCGGATGGGTGCGGAGAAGACGTTTTTAAATCTGGCGGGGAGGCCGGTTATCGCCTGGCCGGTTGAGGTTCTACAGCATAACAAGCATATTAGCGAGATTGTATTAGTTTTACATAATAACAACATGGATGAAGGTAAATGCCTTGCGGCTGAGCGGGGATGGTCCAAAGTGACGCATGTCTGTGCCGGTGGCAAATTGCGGCAGGATTCGGTGAGGAAAGGCCTGGAATTCATCCGGGACTGCGAGCTGGTTCTGGTGCACGATGCCGCTCGCCCTTTTCTCACGGATAAGCTGATAGATGATGGCATTGAGGCTGCGGATTCCACCGGGTCCGCCGCTGCGGCTGTGCCGGTCAAGGACACCATCAAGCAGGTGGATGATGACGGGATCGTGTCTGCAACCCTGCCGCGAAGCCGGCTGATGGCGGTTCAGACACCGCAGGTTTTTCGATATAAAATATTGAAAGATGCCTACGCTTCGCTGGACGGTGAGGTCACGGACGATGCCGCCGCCGTGGAGCGCATCGGCTTGAAAGTGAAGCTATATGCCGGTGATTACGATAATATCAAGATCACCACCCGGGAAGACTTGGTGTTGGCGGAAATAATAGCAAAGCGAAGGTGA
- a CDS encoding biotin/lipoyl-binding protein has translation MNVRFFSGLIAMVMVAAVILGGCNGAPAPGQLSVARVQKDDLEVTISADGAIEMPAAVNLYFDTTMFTPPYSGRIKAVYVEKGDTVRAGTILAKLDDTTQRMAVEAAQYALELAINNVVQTVCCGVTRSPGFYCNAVALLRFEFARQELEKARVLMQMGRYEDAAVQVSLAKSDLESARTFYSDPNYRHVRSDLIDITQSGFTDYDIDLAIAKLSAEINGLSVLQGLLKEGDYSAAADTIQSILSEMVDTHSVVKRLNHLPQNSVYPDTCTAYTMVSEIQSSLKMLDDISQQKEFDDVKFAETLQIVKHDMELTEKILDENISTFRAGLNLKTMRDYNIAVQTAIVNLQRTKQALLKTELMAPFDGRVTDINLRAGDMISQRYAVTGMPIDSYVIQLANVNSVRMVGLVDEIDIGRIAGKPLDEMKPVISVDAFPGREFKGRVTFISSFGASQAAGIQYYGTVQTTLPTYEIEIALDPAETAYLTGGMTATAEITVDSRSGVLIVPNNAVSEQSGIYTVRVLKDEEKGLIEERPVEIGLQSKNYTEITSGLVEGEMVVLDKAVVPANALRK, from the coding sequence ATGAACGTGAGATTTTTTTCTGGATTGATTGCCATGGTTATGGTAGCGGCTGTTATTTTAGGAGGCTGCAACGGAGCGCCGGCGCCGGGACAACTGTCTGTGGCTCGTGTTCAGAAAGACGACCTTGAGGTAACGATCTCCGCTGATGGCGCGATCGAGATGCCCGCGGCGGTCAATCTTTATTTCGATACAACCATGTTCACACCTCCCTACAGCGGACGTATTAAAGCTGTATACGTTGAGAAAGGTGACACGGTCAGGGCCGGCACGATACTGGCCAAGCTGGACGATACAACGCAGAGGATGGCGGTGGAGGCGGCGCAGTATGCGCTGGAGCTGGCGATCAATAACGTGGTGCAGACCGTGTGCTGCGGGGTAACCCGCTCGCCGGGATTTTATTGCAACGCCGTGGCTTTGCTGCGGTTTGAATTTGCCCGGCAGGAGCTGGAGAAAGCGCGTGTACTGATGCAGATGGGAAGGTATGAAGACGCAGCCGTGCAGGTCTCGCTGGCCAAATCCGACCTCGAAAGCGCACGGACATTTTACAGTGATCCTAATTACCGCCATGTGAGGTCCGACCTTATAGACATAACACAGTCTGGTTTTACCGACTATGACATCGATCTGGCTATCGCGAAGCTCTCTGCGGAAATAAATGGACTATCGGTGCTGCAGGGGCTGTTGAAAGAGGGTGACTACTCCGCTGCTGCGGACACCATACAGTCGATACTGTCTGAGATGGTGGATACGCACAGCGTGGTCAAGAGACTGAACCATCTCCCGCAGAACTCCGTTTACCCCGATACCTGCACGGCATACACGATGGTGAGTGAGATACAGAGTTCGCTGAAGATGTTGGACGATATTTCGCAGCAGAAGGAATTCGACGATGTTAAATTCGCCGAAACGTTGCAGATCGTTAAACACGATATGGAACTGACCGAGAAGATACTGGACGAGAATATCTCCACATTTCGCGCGGGGCTCAACCTCAAGACCATGCGTGACTACAATATCGCCGTCCAAACGGCTATTGTAAATCTGCAGCGTACCAAGCAGGCCCTGCTGAAAACCGAGTTAATGGCCCCCTTCGACGGCAGAGTCACAGATATCAACCTGCGGGCAGGCGATATGATAAGCCAGAGGTACGCGGTGACGGGCATGCCAATCGATTCCTATGTGATCCAGCTTGCAAACGTCAATTCCGTACGCATGGTTGGTCTTGTGGACGAGATCGATATCGGCAGGATAGCAGGCAAACCGCTGGATGAAATGAAGCCTGTGATATCGGTTGACGCCTTCCCCGGCCGTGAGTTCAAGGGCCGTGTCACTTTTATCTCTTCCTTCGGCGCCTCACAGGCCGCCGGCATACAATATTACGGCACGGTGCAGACTACGCTGCCGACCTATGAGATCGAGATAGCCCTGGACCCTGCTGAGACCGCTTATCTGACGGGCGGTATGACAGCGACGGCGGAGATAACGGTCGATTCCCGCAGCGGGGTGCTGATAGTGCCGAACAACGCCGTAAGCGAGCAGAGCGGTATATATACTGTCCGTGTGCTAAAGGATGAGGAAAAGGGCCTGATCGAGGAGCGTCCTGTTGAAATCGGGCTGCAGAGTAAAAATTATACCGAGATTACTTCGGGTTTGGTCGAGGGTGAGATGGTCGTACTTGATAAGGCTGTTGTTCCGGCCAATGCCCTGCGTAAATAA
- the radA gene encoding DNA repair protein RadA, with amino-acid sequence MEKQKFKTVFVCQKCGRESPKWEGRCPGCQEWNCLVETTVTAGKRSTESRPDTAGRLLELVKLKRDDYSRISLTIGELDRVLGGGLVAGSVVLVSGDPGIGKSTLLLQVSDAVTKSREGQVVYVSGEESSQQLRMRAERLGVRGDRLYVYPETNMENIMAGLESMQPSLVVVDSVQTVYLEDINGAPGSINQIRECTLRLLRWSKKTGVPVFISGHVTKDGSIAGPKALEHIVDVVLSLEGESFNSYRILRSTKNRFGSTNEVGVFEMGSAGLTEVANPSQFFLESYVNGAIGAAVVPTLEGSRPLLVEIQALTSSAAYGPPRRISNGVDFNRLLLICAVLTRRAGVGLYNQDVIVNVTGGIRISEPAADLGIAMAIASSFRDARSIPGTVAVGEIGLSGELRSVPQMDRRISEAARLGFTRCIIPVAVKKIPRGPDGLEIIRAGSIAEALKVGLEKKSGKKDIDDE; translated from the coding sequence TTGGAAAAGCAGAAGTTTAAAACCGTATTTGTCTGCCAGAAATGCGGCAGGGAAAGCCCGAAGTGGGAAGGGCGCTGTCCCGGTTGCCAGGAATGGAACTGCCTGGTTGAGACCACGGTCACGGCGGGCAAACGTTCAACAGAAAGCAGGCCGGACACGGCCGGTCGCCTGCTGGAGCTGGTGAAACTGAAGCGTGACGATTATTCGCGCATCAGCCTCACCATCGGCGAGCTGGATCGCGTTCTGGGAGGTGGATTGGTCGCAGGGTCCGTGGTGCTGGTCAGCGGCGACCCCGGCATTGGTAAGTCGACGCTATTGTTGCAGGTGTCGGATGCGGTAACCAAAAGCAGAGAAGGCCAAGTCGTATATGTTTCCGGCGAGGAATCGTCACAGCAGCTCAGGATGCGTGCGGAGAGACTGGGTGTCAGGGGTGATCGCCTGTATGTCTATCCCGAAACCAATATGGAAAACATAATGGCTGGATTGGAATCGATGCAGCCGTCGCTGGTAGTGGTCGATTCGGTTCAGACCGTCTACCTGGAGGATATCAACGGCGCGCCGGGCAGCATAAACCAGATCAGGGAATGCACTCTGCGCCTGTTGAGATGGTCTAAAAAGACGGGTGTGCCGGTCTTTATCTCGGGACACGTGACCAAGGACGGATCGATCGCCGGGCCTAAAGCACTCGAACATATCGTGGATGTCGTACTGAGCCTGGAGGGCGAGTCATTTAACAGTTATCGTATACTGAGGAGCACCAAGAACAGGTTCGGCTCTACCAACGAGGTCGGAGTTTTCGAAATGGGCAGCGCCGGATTGACCGAAGTGGCCAATCCCTCGCAGTTTTTCCTGGAATCATACGTTAACGGAGCCATCGGCGCCGCGGTTGTGCCGACCCTCGAAGGCAGCCGTCCACTGCTGGTCGAGATTCAGGCACTCACCAGTTCGGCTGCCTACGGCCCTCCCAGGAGGATAAGCAACGGCGTCGATTTCAACAGGCTCCTGCTGATTTGCGCCGTATTGACCAGGCGCGCAGGCGTGGGATTGTATAACCAGGATGTCATAGTTAACGTCACAGGAGGTATAAGGATATCCGAGCCGGCCGCTGATCTGGGCATCGCCATGGCTATCGCCTCCAGTTTCCGGGATGCCAGGTCCATACCCGGAACTGTGGCGGTGGGTGAGATAGGATTGAGCGGTGAGCTCAGGTCCGTCCCGCAGATGGACAGGAGGATCTCTGAGGCCGCCCGGCTGGGATTCACCAGGTGCATAATACCTGTCGCCGTTAAAAAAATACCTCGAGGACCGGACGGTCTGGAGATCATCAGGGCAGGCAGCATAGCCGAGGCTCTCAAGGTCGGCCTGGAGAAAAAGTCCGGGAAAAAGGATATTGACGATGAGTAA
- a CDS encoding efflux RND transporter periplasmic adaptor subunit, whose translation MASKLSEKMKSSLSTTRGKVIFIVALVVVVGGLITLGFLLYQSYKYVSTDNARISAPLIAVPALTSSQIISLDVDLGSYVERGDRIALMGVPRPDNPADRLGLKDVPLGRASLDAPVSGYVAAVWSYPGQVVSAGASIVTLYDASNTWITANVAEAELHRIQPGQEVEITVDSLGGARLKGRVDGIAAATAATFSLMPQNNTTGNFIKVAQVVPVKISVDNPDNYVLIPGTSVEVKITTR comes from the coding sequence ATGGCATCTAAGTTATCTGAGAAAATGAAATCGAGCCTTTCCACCACACGGGGGAAGGTGATATTCATTGTCGCGCTGGTAGTGGTAGTGGGTGGCCTTATCACGCTGGGCTTCCTGCTTTACCAGAGCTATAAGTATGTCAGCACCGACAACGCGCGCATCAGCGCCCCGCTTATAGCGGTGCCTGCGCTGACCTCCAGCCAGATCATCAGCCTTGATGTCGACCTGGGAAGCTATGTAGAGAGAGGTGACAGAATAGCCCTTATGGGCGTGCCACGCCCTGACAATCCGGCAGACAGGCTGGGTCTGAAAGATGTGCCGCTGGGACGGGCCAGCCTGGATGCTCCCGTCAGCGGCTACGTGGCCGCGGTCTGGTCTTATCCCGGACAGGTGGTGTCGGCCGGCGCCTCGATCGTAACTTTATATGATGCGTCCAACACCTGGATAACGGCCAATGTGGCCGAGGCCGAGTTGCACCGCATACAGCCGGGACAGGAGGTCGAGATAACCGTCGACAGCCTGGGGGGCGCCAGGCTCAAAGGCAGGGTGGACGGTATAGCAGCCGCCACGGCGGCGACCTTCTCCCTGATGCCGCAGAACAATACGACCGGCAACTTCATCAAGGTTGCACAGGTCGTGCCGGTCAAGATCTCGGTGGACAATCCGGACAATTATGTGCTGATACCGGGCACATCGGTTGAGGTCAAAATAACCACCAGATAA
- a CDS encoding MarR family transcriptional regulator: MNSSDNITISAKHREDSLDRVSENILQFFPLFYKNILKLAHGNNRVNPITMQLRVLIMLTHAGMMQPSDIGIRMGISKPNVSALIDKLIVLGHVERRPDEKDRRVIHIAITARGRRFVANRLQQVRKGIKNNLSGLDHVELDSLNMALDTFNKIISKMSQM; this comes from the coding sequence ATGAATAGTTCAGATAACATAACTATTTCTGCAAAACACAGGGAAGACAGCCTGGACAGGGTCAGCGAAAACATATTGCAGTTTTTCCCGTTATTTTATAAAAACATACTCAAGCTGGCGCATGGGAACAACAGGGTGAATCCCATAACCATGCAGTTGCGCGTGCTCATCATGCTCACACACGCAGGAATGATGCAGCCTTCGGACATTGGAATCAGGATGGGCATTTCCAAACCCAACGTGTCTGCTTTGATAGATAAACTGATTGTGCTGGGACATGTGGAACGCAGGCCGGATGAGAAGGACCGGCGTGTAATACATATTGCCATCACGGCAAGGGGCCGCAGGTTTGTGGCAAACCGCCTTCAGCAGGTCAGGAAAGGCATTAAGAATAATCTATCAGGTCTGGACCATGTCGAGCTGGACAGCCTCAATATGGCCCTCGATACCTTCAATAAGATAATCTCGAAGATGAGCCAAATGTAA
- a CDS encoding SAM-dependent chlorinase/fluorinase yields MSRVITLTTDFGTGDGYVASMKGVILGINPQAKVVDISHSVEPQSIRQASFLLHTSWRYFPEGSIHVVVVDPGVGSHRKAVILKTPSACFITPDNGALSYVLHEIAETQAQLSLARISQATSRSLPAECEAVSITRKEYWRHPVSATFHGRDIFAPVAAHLSLDLPITEFGESISSLTVFPIPTPFQDATGQMVGHIIHIDRFGNLVTNLRSRHIPHGGAAIEVRNQRIDNTSRYYSQGSGLMALIGGNDYLELSYRDGSAASVLGAQVGDTIKLLNPPAY; encoded by the coding sequence ATGTCGCGTGTTATCACGCTGACGACCGATTTCGGCACAGGTGACGGCTACGTCGCAAGCATGAAAGGCGTCATCCTCGGGATCAATCCGCAGGCAAAGGTGGTGGATATCTCTCATTCTGTGGAACCCCAATCGATCCGGCAGGCCTCTTTCCTCCTTCACACCTCCTGGCGCTATTTCCCCGAGGGCAGTATACATGTGGTGGTAGTCGACCCGGGCGTGGGCAGCCACCGCAAGGCGGTCATACTGAAAACGCCCTCGGCTTGTTTTATTACACCCGATAACGGAGCTTTAAGCTATGTGCTCCACGAGATAGCCGAGACACAGGCGCAGCTTAGCCTCGCCAGGATAAGCCAGGCGACCAGCCGATCATTACCGGCTGAATGTGAGGCTGTCTCGATCACCAGGAAAGAGTACTGGAGGCATCCGGTGAGCGCTACTTTCCACGGCAGAGACATTTTCGCGCCCGTTGCCGCCCATCTTTCGCTGGACCTGCCTATTACGGAATTCGGTGAAAGCATCAGCAGCCTCACGGTTTTCCCCATCCCCACACCATTCCAGGACGCCACAGGCCAGATGGTGGGTCACATCATACATATCGACCGCTTCGGCAACCTGGTCACAAACCTGCGCAGCCGCCATATACCGCACGGCGGGGCCGCAATCGAGGTCAGGAATCAGCGTATAGACAATACCAGCAGGTACTATTCACAGGGCAGCGGATTGATGGCCCTGATAGGCGGCAATGACTACCTCGAGCTGTCATACAGGGATGGCAGCGCGGCTTCCGTACTGGGTGCACAGGTGGGGGACACGATAAAGCTGCTTAATCCGCCTGCCTACTAA